In the Agelaius phoeniceus isolate bAgePho1 chromosome 11, bAgePho1.hap1, whole genome shotgun sequence genome, one interval contains:
- the LOC129124758 gene encoding uncharacterized protein LOC129124758 isoform X7, with translation MEGGEGKALPGAPRVEADKGRTMPPPPARLGSAPLGAERPPLCSPRRRGAIRAAPRQPRHRHRRSGSPSARPPSRPGGAGTCVRWPRCLRAAAPLRRVRRSGAARLAAPSRRKRVPFSQKKHPTALSPPLPVPAPGPWLSAFLLGPPGDWTLEPVPLCQALGTGLLPEPSAAGGGNAGAWSGRCLGGWDIPALPCRLPSAIHGTGKSRWQREDKLY, from the exons ATggaagggggggaagggaaagcgCTCCCGGGGGCACCCCGAGTCGAGGCGGACAAAGGGAGGACgatgccgccgccgccggcccggCTCGGTTCGGCTCCGCTGGGCGCGGAGCGGCCGCCCCTTTGTTCGCCGCGGCGGCGAGGGGCGATCCGCGCCGCTCCGCGCCAGCCccgccaccgccaccgccgCAGCGGCAGCCCCAGCGCCCGCCCGCCCTCCCGCCCGGGAGGTGCCGGTACCTGTGTCCGCTGGCCGCGGTGCCTGCGCGCCGCTGCGCCCCTGCGGCGCGTCCGGCGGAGCGGTGCGGCGCGACTAGCAGCGCCGAGCAGGAGGAAACG AGTGCCGTTCTCGCAGAAAAAGCATCCCACGGCGCTGTCACCGCcgctgcctgtccctgctcctgggccCTGGCTCTCCGCTTTTCTCCTCGGCCCCCCGGGGGACTGGACTCTGGAGCCGGTGCCGCTCTGCCAGGCTTTGGGGACAGGTTTGCTCCCGGAGCCgtctgctgctggaggaggcaaCGCGGGAGCGTGGTCTGGCAGGTGCCTGGGAGGCTGGgacatccctgctctgccctgccgcctCCCAAGCGCGATCCACGGCACCGGAAAGTCCCGGTGGCAGCGGGAGGACAAA CTTTATTGA
- the LOC129124758 gene encoding uncharacterized protein LOC129124758 isoform X4, whose amino-acid sequence MEGGEGKALPGAPRVEADKGRTMPPPPARLGSAPLGAERPPLCSPRRRGAIRAAPRQPRHRHRRSGSPSARPPSRPGGAGTCVRWPRCLRAAAPLRRVRRSGAARLAAPSRRKRVPFSQKKHPTALSPPLPVPAPGPWLSAFLLGPPGDWTLEPVPLCQALGTGLLPEPSAAGGGNAGAWSGRCLGGWDIPALPCRLPSAIHGTGKSRWQREDKASFAGGSSHFVRLHEGPQTGGSGCTRE is encoded by the exons ATggaagggggggaagggaaagcgCTCCCGGGGGCACCCCGAGTCGAGGCGGACAAAGGGAGGACgatgccgccgccgccggcccggCTCGGTTCGGCTCCGCTGGGCGCGGAGCGGCCGCCCCTTTGTTCGCCGCGGCGGCGAGGGGCGATCCGCGCCGCTCCGCGCCAGCCccgccaccgccaccgccgCAGCGGCAGCCCCAGCGCCCGCCCGCCCTCCCGCCCGGGAGGTGCCGGTACCTGTGTCCGCTGGCCGCGGTGCCTGCGCGCCGCTGCGCCCCTGCGGCGCGTCCGGCGGAGCGGTGCGGCGCGACTAGCAGCGCCGAGCAGGAGGAAACG AGTGCCGTTCTCGCAGAAAAAGCATCCCACGGCGCTGTCACCGCcgctgcctgtccctgctcctgggccCTGGCTCTCCGCTTTTCTCCTCGGCCCCCCGGGGGACTGGACTCTGGAGCCGGTGCCGCTCTGCCAGGCTTTGGGGACAGGTTTGCTCCCGGAGCCgtctgctgctggaggaggcaaCGCGGGAGCGTGGTCTGGCAGGTGCCTGGGAGGCTGGgacatccctgctctgccctgccgcctCCCAAGCGCGATCCACGGCACCGGAAAGTCCCGGTGGCAGCGGGAGGACAAA GCATCCTTTGCAGGAGGCAGCTCACATTTTGTGAGGCTCCACGAGGGACCACAAACAGGCGGCTCTGGCTGCACTAGGGAGTGA
- the LOC129124758 gene encoding uncharacterized protein LOC129124758 isoform X5, whose protein sequence is MEGGEGKALPGAPRVEADKGRTMPPPPARLGSAPLGAERPPLCSPRRRGAIRAAPRQPRHRHRRSGSPSARPPSRPGGAGTCVRWPRCLRAAAPLRRVRRSGAARLAAPSRRKRVPFSQKKHPTALSPPLPVPAPGPWLSAFLLGPPGDWTLEPVPLCQALGTGLLPEPSAAGGGNAGAWSGRCLGGWDIPALPCRLPSAIHGTGKSRWQREDKEAAHIL, encoded by the exons ATggaagggggggaagggaaagcgCTCCCGGGGGCACCCCGAGTCGAGGCGGACAAAGGGAGGACgatgccgccgccgccggcccggCTCGGTTCGGCTCCGCTGGGCGCGGAGCGGCCGCCCCTTTGTTCGCCGCGGCGGCGAGGGGCGATCCGCGCCGCTCCGCGCCAGCCccgccaccgccaccgccgCAGCGGCAGCCCCAGCGCCCGCCCGCCCTCCCGCCCGGGAGGTGCCGGTACCTGTGTCCGCTGGCCGCGGTGCCTGCGCGCCGCTGCGCCCCTGCGGCGCGTCCGGCGGAGCGGTGCGGCGCGACTAGCAGCGCCGAGCAGGAGGAAACG AGTGCCGTTCTCGCAGAAAAAGCATCCCACGGCGCTGTCACCGCcgctgcctgtccctgctcctgggccCTGGCTCTCCGCTTTTCTCCTCGGCCCCCCGGGGGACTGGACTCTGGAGCCGGTGCCGCTCTGCCAGGCTTTGGGGACAGGTTTGCTCCCGGAGCCgtctgctgctggaggaggcaaCGCGGGAGCGTGGTCTGGCAGGTGCCTGGGAGGCTGGgacatccctgctctgccctgccgcctCCCAAGCGCGATCCACGGCACCGGAAAGTCCCGGTGGCAGCGGGAGGACAAA GAGGCAGCTCACATTTTGTGA
- the LOC129124758 gene encoding uncharacterized protein LOC129124758 isoform X1 produces the protein MEGGEGKALPGAPRVEADKGRTMPPPPARLGSAPLGAERPPLCSPRRRGAIRAAPRQPRHRHRRSGSPSARPPSRPGGAGTCVRWPRCLRAAAPLRRVRRSGAARLAAPSRRKRVPFSQKKHPTALSPPLPVPAPGPWLSAFLLGPPGDWTLEPVPLCQALGTGLLPEPSAAGGGNAGAWSGRCLGGWDIPALPCRLPSAIHGTGKSRWQREDKVRPGRSAGKMSRATFCFASGFTEPKAGPPPLQANGFMTQTCPCSPTCIPLVLLMKGFSSRECREAFSYNPC, from the exons ATggaagggggggaagggaaagcgCTCCCGGGGGCACCCCGAGTCGAGGCGGACAAAGGGAGGACgatgccgccgccgccggcccggCTCGGTTCGGCTCCGCTGGGCGCGGAGCGGCCGCCCCTTTGTTCGCCGCGGCGGCGAGGGGCGATCCGCGCCGCTCCGCGCCAGCCccgccaccgccaccgccgCAGCGGCAGCCCCAGCGCCCGCCCGCCCTCCCGCCCGGGAGGTGCCGGTACCTGTGTCCGCTGGCCGCGGTGCCTGCGCGCCGCTGCGCCCCTGCGGCGCGTCCGGCGGAGCGGTGCGGCGCGACTAGCAGCGCCGAGCAGGAGGAAACG AGTGCCGTTCTCGCAGAAAAAGCATCCCACGGCGCTGTCACCGCcgctgcctgtccctgctcctgggccCTGGCTCTCCGCTTTTCTCCTCGGCCCCCCGGGGGACTGGACTCTGGAGCCGGTGCCGCTCTGCCAGGCTTTGGGGACAGGTTTGCTCCCGGAGCCgtctgctgctggaggaggcaaCGCGGGAGCGTGGTCTGGCAGGTGCCTGGGAGGCTGGgacatccctgctctgccctgccgcctCCCAAGCGCGATCCACGGCACCGGAAAGTCCCGGTGGCAGCGGGAGGACAAAGTACGGCCGGGGCGATCGGCGGGGAAAATGAGCAGGGCAACGTTTTGTTTTGCGTCGGGTTTCACAGAACCGAAAGCAGGTCCTCCACCCCTGCAGGCGAACGGGTTTATGACTCAAACATGTCCTTGCTCTCCTACCTGCATCCCCCTGGTGCTCTTAATGAAAGGATTCAGCAGCAGAGAGTGTCGCGAGGCATTTTCATATAACCCCTGCTGA
- the LOC129124758 gene encoding uncharacterized protein LOC129124758 isoform X6: protein MEGGEGKALPGAPRVEADKGRTMPPPPARLGSAPLGAERPPLCSPRRRGAIRAAPRQPRHRHRRSGSPSARPPSRPGGAGTCVRWPRCLRAAAPLRRVRRSGAARLAAPSRRKRVPFSQKKHPTALSPPLPVPAPGPWLSAFLLGPPGDWTLEPVPLCQALGTGLLPEPSAAGGGNAGAWSGRCLGGWDIPALPCRLPSAIHGTGKSRWQREDKVCLLGS, encoded by the exons ATggaagggggggaagggaaagcgCTCCCGGGGGCACCCCGAGTCGAGGCGGACAAAGGGAGGACgatgccgccgccgccggcccggCTCGGTTCGGCTCCGCTGGGCGCGGAGCGGCCGCCCCTTTGTTCGCCGCGGCGGCGAGGGGCGATCCGCGCCGCTCCGCGCCAGCCccgccaccgccaccgccgCAGCGGCAGCCCCAGCGCCCGCCCGCCCTCCCGCCCGGGAGGTGCCGGTACCTGTGTCCGCTGGCCGCGGTGCCTGCGCGCCGCTGCGCCCCTGCGGCGCGTCCGGCGGAGCGGTGCGGCGCGACTAGCAGCGCCGAGCAGGAGGAAACG AGTGCCGTTCTCGCAGAAAAAGCATCCCACGGCGCTGTCACCGCcgctgcctgtccctgctcctgggccCTGGCTCTCCGCTTTTCTCCTCGGCCCCCCGGGGGACTGGACTCTGGAGCCGGTGCCGCTCTGCCAGGCTTTGGGGACAGGTTTGCTCCCGGAGCCgtctgctgctggaggaggcaaCGCGGGAGCGTGGTCTGGCAGGTGCCTGGGAGGCTGGgacatccctgctctgccctgccgcctCCCAAGCGCGATCCACGGCACCGGAAAGTCCCGGTGGCAGCGGGAGGACAAA